Genomic segment of Deltaproteobacteria bacterium:
ACGAACCGGAGAATTTAACCGCAAAGAGGGCAAAGTACGCATAGGCGCGCTGCGCGCGCTCGCAATCGGAGAATTAACCGCACGATGGGTTTTGTAGGGGCAGGCCTTGCGCCTGCCATGCGGACTACTTGAAGCTCAGGCGCAGCACGCGGTCGTCGTCATCGGTGGGGCGGCCGCGGCCGTCGCGGTTGCTGGTGAGGAGATAGAGGCTGCCGTCGGGCGCTTCGGCGATGTCGCGCAGACGGCCAAACTGGCGCGCGAAGTGGCGTTCGAGTTTTTCGACGCGGCGTGGGTTGTTGGGGTCGAGCACGACACGGTAGAGGGTTTGGCCGCGCAGACCGGTAAACAGCAGCGAGCCCGACCATGGCCCACGCCCGACAAACGCCGCGCCGCCGGGCGCCCAGGTTTCGCTGGTGCCGGCGTGAATGACCGGCGTTACCATGCCGTCTTTGGTTTCGTCGCCGCGAATGTCCGGCCAGCCGTAGTTTTTCCCCGGCTCGATGAAGTTCACTTCGTCGCGGCAGCAGCCTTGAAAGCCGCTTGGGCCGTGCTCGGTGGCGTAGAGGCGGTTGGTGCCGGGCTGCCACGCCAATCCCTGGGGATTGCGATGGCCGTAGGAGTACACGTACGAATCGGCGAATGGATTGTCGCCGGGAATCGTGCCGTCGCCGTTTAACCGGAGAATCTTGCCGCTCAGCGATTTCAGATCTTGTGAATAGCGCGTGGTTTGGGCATCGCCGGTGGCCCAGTAAAGCTTGCCGTCGGGGCCGAACTTGACGCGCCCACCGTCGTGGTTGTTGGCACCCGGGACGTTGTCGATCAAAACTTTGTCGAGCGTGCCTTTGCCGTTGGCGTCTTCGCGCAATCGGACCAAACGATTGGTCATGCGGCCGGCATCGTTCCGGTAAGTGTAAGCAGCGTAGGCGTAGCGATTCTGAGCAAATTGCGGATCGAGGGCCAGGCCCATGAGGCCGGCTTCGCTGGTGGCGGCGACCTCTAGAATCATCCAAGGTTCGGCGCGTAGTTGGCCCCGCTCGATGACGCGAATGCGCCCAGGGCGTTCGGTTAGAAACACTCTCTCGTCAGGAGCAAAGGCGATGGCCCACGGTGTGTCGAGCCCGGTGGCAACGGTTTGAACGGTAAGACCGGCCGGCGTTTCAGAGGATTGGCCGTTGGAAAGCTGGCAGGCGACCAAGAAAAAAAACGCCAGCAGCAGGGCTACGCATGCTTCCGGGAGGCGCCGCTCGACAGTTGCTTTCACCAGCTCAACCTCCCTGGGTAGTGCTGCCGGCGCTGGCGGCGGGCTTGTCCCAGATCGCCTTCAAGTCGGCAGAGTAGGGGAAGCGGATGCCGTTTTCTTCGAGAATCTTGCCAGTCGATTCCATTAGGTCCTTGCGATTAAACACCATGGTTTCGTGGGTCATGACGCCGGACTTGGAAAACTTGAAGGTGACCTGTTGGTCTTGCAGGTCGCGCAGCAGTTCGACCAGGTGGCGCAAATTCTTTACCGGCACGCCGTTCACTTCGCTCACAACGGCGCGGTTGGGATCGTCGTAACCCTTGGTGATGCGATGCGGGAACGCTGGCGACGAAACCACCACCAACTCTTCGCCCTCGAACAACGGGCGATCGAAACGGCGGGTTAGCAGTGGGCTCGGCCGCGGGCTCAGCGAGGTTGGCCGTTGGTTGCCGAGGCGTTCGAGGAAGTCTTGAGTCGTTTCCGAGAACACCAGCGGGCCATAGATAAAATAGCGCGGCGCGCGGCTGAGCAGGTAGGGAATCACCAACTCGCGCTGGGTGCGCACCGGCACCTGGACCTTTTGGAAGTCGCCGTTGCGGAAAATCGTCAGGGGAATGCGCCCATCTTTCGCGTGCCGTTGCACCAGATAGGACGCCGAAACCCGCAGGTCGTAGCGCACCGCCACCTTGCCGTCGGCGTCAATGGGTGAGTCGCCGATCTGCGTGATCACGTCCC
This window contains:
- a CDS encoding PQQ-dependent sugar dehydrogenase, producing the protein MKATVERRLPEACVALLLAFFFLVACQLSNGQSSETPAGLTVQTVATGLDTPWAIAFAPDERVFLTERPGRIRVIERGQLRAEPWMILEVAATSEAGLMGLALDPQFAQNRYAYAAYTYRNDAGRMTNRLVRLREDANGKGTLDKVLIDNVPGANNHDGGRVKFGPDGKLYWATGDAQTTRYSQDLKSLSGKILRLNGDGTIPGDNPFADSYVYSYGHRNPQGLAWQPGTNRLYATEHGPSGFQGCCRDEVNFIEPGKNYGWPDIRGDETKDGMVTPVIHAGTSETWAPGGAAFVGRGPWSGSLLFTGLRGQTLYRVVLDPNNPRRVEKLERHFARQFGRLRDIAEAPDGSLYLLTSNRDGRGRPTDDDDRVLRLSFK